A region from the Bdellovibrio bacteriovorus genome encodes:
- a CDS encoding HTTM domain-containing protein, giving the protein MKLTTITSSLNDFFFKPQPVHSVAILRIAFGVILLINWFMMWSHLDIFWGVDGLLSLPTALKFSHGFRFNLFELFPNQAGVAELLALLNLLGAIGVLLGCFTRTSIAIAFFTLLSFHNRNVFVLNSSDVVIRNFLFLLFFTPAGALYSFDRWLLIKRKKLAADTVPEKAPWALRLIQIQFSVIYIATVMFKMKGPLWADGTAVYIATRLDEFMRVPLPILNDMMAIKFLTWSTLIIEFSLGTLVWIREFRYWVLLAGIGLHLGIEISMSIPLFEWVMIVGMLCMVESRDIQWALDAAKKGTLFAKFTLPRGLLKTAKANIRG; this is encoded by the coding sequence ATGAAGCTAACAACAATAACTAGTTCATTGAACGATTTCTTTTTTAAGCCGCAACCCGTTCATAGCGTGGCCATCTTGCGAATCGCGTTTGGGGTAATTCTACTGATTAATTGGTTTATGATGTGGAGCCATCTGGATATATTCTGGGGCGTTGATGGACTTTTGAGTCTGCCAACCGCGCTTAAATTTAGTCATGGCTTTCGATTCAATCTGTTTGAGCTCTTTCCGAATCAAGCCGGGGTGGCGGAGTTGCTAGCTCTGTTAAATCTGTTGGGTGCTATCGGGGTGCTTTTGGGATGTTTTACTCGCACATCAATCGCAATTGCATTCTTCACGTTGCTTTCGTTCCATAATCGAAACGTTTTTGTTTTGAATAGTTCTGATGTCGTGATTCGCAATTTCCTGTTTCTTTTATTTTTCACTCCGGCGGGCGCTTTGTATTCTTTCGACCGTTGGCTATTGATTAAAAGAAAAAAGCTTGCGGCCGATACTGTTCCTGAAAAAGCGCCGTGGGCTTTGCGTCTGATTCAGATTCAGTTTAGCGTGATTTACATCGCAACAGTGATGTTTAAAATGAAAGGGCCTTTGTGGGCTGACGGTACGGCTGTTTACATTGCCACTCGTTTGGATGAGTTCATGCGGGTGCCACTGCCCATCTTAAATGATATGATGGCGATTAAGTTTTTAACTTGGTCTACTTTAATCATTGAGTTTTCTTTAGGGACACTCGTATGGATTCGTGAATTCCGTTACTGGGTTTTGCTTGCGGGAATCGGCCTGCATTTAGGCATTGAAATTTCGATGAGCATCCCCCTCTTTGAGTGGGTTATGATCGTTGGAATGCTGTGTATGGTGGAATCTCGAGACATCCAGTGGGCGCTTGATGCCGCAAAGAAGGGAACTCTGTTTGCAAAGTTCACTCTTCCTCGCGGGCTCTTGAAGACTGCTAAAGCGAATATTCGTGGATAA
- a CDS encoding murein L,D-transpeptidase catalytic domain family protein, whose amino-acid sequence MFKALSLISVTLLSLQSWAGSIYDVKIKNVPLYDVFKKQGIPEAALQRTFEFLDVNGGKTVRVRTKVRGRTATFMTEKEVTIKDDNMAAIIDFSLPSSERRLFVMNLKTGAVSKHFVAHGKGSGVKVASKFSNIDGSKMSSLGFYLGGSTYYGSHGESLNLYGLETTNSKAAERDIVMHAANYVSEDFVKSQGRLGRSWGCPAVAPGILPKMINNFKEGGVIYAYHKDLIKASTKNPTLQEVEHDGDDEDIDLPGEEESIRNGGAPIKTAEVKQESVGELANAPVPTPAPREQIATPAPTEQK is encoded by the coding sequence ATGTTCAAAGCACTAAGCCTCATTTCCGTCACGCTCCTAAGCTTACAAAGCTGGGCTGGCAGCATCTATGACGTCAAGATTAAGAACGTACCTCTTTATGATGTTTTTAAGAAACAAGGGATTCCCGAAGCCGCCCTTCAACGAACTTTTGAATTCTTGGATGTCAATGGCGGTAAAACTGTTCGCGTTCGCACTAAGGTGCGTGGTCGCACGGCCACTTTCATGACCGAAAAAGAAGTCACGATTAAAGACGACAACATGGCGGCGATCATCGATTTCTCGTTGCCATCCAGCGAACGTCGCCTGTTCGTTATGAACTTAAAAACCGGCGCCGTTTCAAAACACTTTGTCGCTCACGGCAAAGGTTCTGGCGTGAAAGTGGCTTCGAAGTTTTCAAATATCGACGGATCAAAAATGTCTTCACTAGGGTTCTACCTGGGAGGCAGCACTTACTATGGTTCACATGGTGAATCCTTGAACCTGTATGGTTTGGAAACGACGAATAGCAAGGCGGCAGAGCGTGATATCGTCATGCACGCAGCAAACTATGTTTCTGAAGATTTCGTGAAATCGCAAGGCCGTTTGGGACGCAGCTGGGGTTGCCCAGCGGTGGCGCCTGGAATCTTACCTAAGATGATCAATAACTTTAAAGAAGGCGGCGTTATCTATGCCTATCATAAAGACTTGATCAAGGCGTCTACGAAGAACCCGACTCTTCAAGAAGTTGAACACGATGGTGATGACGAGGACATCGATTTACCAGGAGAGGAAGAATCTATTCGTAACGGTGGAGCTCCGATCAAAACCGCCGAGGTGAAGCAAGAGTCTGTCGGTGAATTGGCCAATGCTCCTGTCCCAACGCCAGCGCCTCGCGAACAAATCGCGACTCCGGCGCCGACAGAACAAAAATAA
- a CDS encoding mannose-1-phosphate guanylyltransferase/mannose-6-phosphate isomerase — MILSGGSGTRLWPVSRQHMPKQFSEIFDQPLQTMTLQRCLKLGSPWIVTSKALETLTELNLKQNKATSVQVVYEPMGKNTAPAIAALCHLLAKKGLSNEVVAIFPSDHLIAEEENFLEVVNFAQTVADENRVVTLGITPSYPETGYGYIQTRAVSLKEQGAHKAYSVVKFHEKPDLQKAKEFIAQGSFSWNAGIFVFKVSHMISLFEKHQPEMWKQISNLKEDSSNLAEIYGKVQSISIDYAIMEKLGGEELTCIPAEFGWSDVGSWDAVSSLKKSHDLINVKGHNNFVFGPKEKNYSLVGLDDVIVVDTQDALMLVKKGLSQDVRHVVETLTQHKSSLVKDHVFEYRPWGYFEILKDTPHFKSKVIRVNPHSQISYQSHAKREEHWTITVGSGEVVLNDEVIPVKAGTHIHIPLGAKHRIRNNTNEMLEFVEVQLGSYFGEDDIVRYQDDYKRS, encoded by the coding sequence GTGATACTCTCTGGGGGAAGCGGAACGCGCTTGTGGCCGGTCTCTCGCCAGCATATGCCTAAACAATTTTCTGAGATTTTTGATCAACCTTTGCAGACGATGACTTTGCAAAGATGTTTAAAATTGGGCTCTCCGTGGATCGTGACTTCCAAGGCCTTAGAGACTTTGACGGAGCTTAATTTAAAACAAAACAAAGCCACTTCGGTGCAAGTCGTTTACGAACCGATGGGGAAAAACACGGCTCCTGCCATCGCAGCTCTTTGCCATCTTTTAGCGAAAAAAGGTTTGAGCAATGAAGTCGTTGCGATTTTCCCTTCCGATCACTTGATTGCTGAAGAAGAAAACTTTCTTGAAGTCGTCAACTTCGCTCAAACTGTGGCGGATGAAAACCGCGTTGTTACTTTAGGGATCACGCCTTCGTATCCGGAAACGGGTTACGGTTATATTCAAACACGTGCGGTCAGTCTGAAAGAACAAGGTGCGCACAAAGCGTATTCTGTTGTGAAATTCCACGAAAAACCGGATTTGCAAAAAGCCAAAGAGTTTATTGCTCAAGGAAGTTTCAGCTGGAACGCGGGAATTTTTGTTTTCAAAGTGTCGCACATGATCAGCTTGTTTGAAAAACATCAGCCGGAAATGTGGAAGCAGATTTCAAATCTAAAAGAAGACTCTTCGAATCTGGCCGAGATCTACGGAAAAGTGCAAAGCATTTCGATCGATTACGCGATCATGGAAAAACTAGGCGGCGAAGAGCTGACTTGTATTCCCGCGGAATTCGGTTGGAGCGATGTGGGTTCTTGGGATGCGGTTTCTTCTTTGAAGAAAAGCCACGACCTCATCAACGTCAAAGGGCATAACAACTTCGTCTTCGGCCCTAAAGAAAAAAATTATTCGTTGGTGGGCTTGGATGACGTGATTGTCGTCGACACTCAAGACGCTTTGATGTTGGTTAAAAAAGGTTTGTCTCAAGATGTTCGTCACGTGGTGGAAACTTTGACTCAGCATAAATCTTCCCTCGTGAAAGATCATGTGTTTGAGTATCGCCCTTGGGGTTACTTTGAGATTTTGAAGGACACGCCTCATTTTAAATCCAAAGTCATTCGCGTGAATCCGCACTCTCAGATTTCGTATCAATCGCATGCAAAGCGTGAAGAGCATTGGACGATCACTGTGGGCTCTGGCGAAGTGGTACTCAATGATGAGGTCATTCCGGTCAAGGCGGGGACGCATATCCATATTCCATTGGGCGCAAAACACCGTATTCGCAATAACACGAATGAGATGCTGGAATTTGTGGAAGTGCAGCTGGGAAGCTACTTTGGCGAAGACGATATCGTCAGATATCAGGACGATTACAAGAGGTCCTAA
- a CDS encoding DegT/DnrJ/EryC1/StrS family aminotransferase codes for MSIPFIDLKSQYKALKTNIDSRIQKVLDHGAYVNGPEVVELEQTLAKYVGVKHCLTIANGTDALWVPLMALGIGQGDEVITTAFSFIATAETIVLAGAKPIYVDIDPKTFNIDVTKIEAAITPRTKAIMPVSLYGQMPEMDKINEIAKKHNLAVIEDAAQSFGARYKDKRSGSLTTATGTSFFPAKPLGCYGDGGAIFTNDDNLVKIIKEIREHGSESRYYHTRLGINGRLDTIQCAILLAKMERYDWELEQRQRVADRYNDAFSSIKADGFSTPFVESHNKSAWAQYTLTVKDRAAFQKKMTDAGVPTSIHYPRIMPDQPWYKEHTADPKQELPMARWAAEHVISLPMYPDMDNATQDKIIAAVKGAF; via the coding sequence ATGTCTATCCCTTTTATTGACCTTAAGTCTCAGTACAAGGCTTTAAAAACCAATATCGACTCTCGCATTCAAAAAGTTTTGGATCACGGCGCTTACGTCAACGGCCCTGAGGTTGTTGAACTTGAACAAACACTCGCAAAATACGTCGGCGTAAAACACTGTCTTACAATCGCCAACGGTACAGACGCTTTGTGGGTTCCTTTGATGGCTTTGGGCATCGGCCAAGGTGACGAAGTTATCACGACAGCTTTCTCTTTCATCGCCACAGCAGAAACTATCGTTCTTGCGGGTGCAAAACCTATCTATGTCGACATTGATCCAAAAACTTTCAATATCGACGTTACGAAAATCGAAGCGGCGATCACTCCACGTACAAAAGCTATTATGCCTGTTTCTTTGTACGGCCAAATGCCAGAGATGGACAAAATCAACGAGATCGCAAAAAAACACAATTTGGCGGTTATTGAAGATGCGGCACAAAGCTTCGGCGCTCGCTACAAAGACAAACGCAGCGGCAGCTTAACAACAGCGACAGGAACAAGCTTCTTCCCGGCAAAACCTTTGGGTTGTTACGGTGATGGTGGCGCGATCTTCACGAACGACGACAATTTGGTAAAGATCATCAAAGAAATCCGCGAACACGGTTCTGAATCTCGTTACTACCACACTCGCCTTGGTATCAACGGCCGCTTGGACACGATCCAATGTGCGATCCTTCTTGCTAAAATGGAAAGATACGATTGGGAATTGGAACAACGTCAGCGCGTAGCAGATCGCTACAACGATGCGTTTTCTTCAATCAAAGCAGATGGTTTCTCAACTCCATTCGTTGAGTCTCACAACAAATCTGCTTGGGCTCAATACACATTGACGGTGAAAGACCGTGCGGCTTTCCAAAAGAAAATGACGGATGCGGGTGTTCCGACTTCTATCCACTACCCACGCATTATGCCAGATCAACCTTGGTACAAAGAGCACACGGCAGATCCAAAACAAGAATTGCCAATGGCTCGTTGGGCCGCAGAACACGTGATCAGCTTGCCTATGTATCCTGATATGGACAATGCGACTCAAGATAAAATCATCGCAGCAGTTAAAGGGGCGTTCTAA